The following coding sequences are from one Musa acuminata AAA Group cultivar baxijiao chromosome BXJ2-4, Cavendish_Baxijiao_AAA, whole genome shotgun sequence window:
- the LOC103982162 gene encoding formin-like protein 5 isoform X2 — protein MALFRRLFYRKPPDRLLEITERVYVFDCCFSSDIMEEDDYRKYMDDIVTQLHEHFPDASFLVINFKGEVESKISDILAQYGITVRGYPRHYEGCPVLPLEIIHHFLRLCENWLTLERQQNVLLMHCERGGWPILAFMLASLLLYRKHYSGEQRTLEMVYKQAPKELLQILCPLNPQSSHLRYLQYITRIGSETWPPQDTPFTLDCLILRVIPNIDGEGGCRPIVRVYGQDPLFPADRSSKVLFSTAKTKKHVQHFRQAEDAPIKLNVRCCVQGDLVLECINVDEYLEDEELMFRVMFNTAFIQSHILLLNPEDIDIPWEAEDRFSKDFKAEVLFSEFDAESDTSTGTGATDEVEMEVGSTEEFFEAEEIFSSPDWHDGQKDLDIQTAVFSNTLETFSPRSEMSNPEADGRSQLESFYSEQVTLVDEETLVLDLLTGVSMDLDHADHENNPGVKALNTLDDMFNEAKSTTLAGEESTSDNSKQDTTDNISLAVEEITSSASSSFEQDRVWQRAILTSDHVAHELGVSFLADDQMSSRSVRDSIEDTGNNSDEVRCKVEMCDVTNNTRNFATENRTDSGLAYQRLDSDIEVQNSEKLKHHMSNEALTVDIGQSPFSVLYKEKDEKPEPLGNSIELLNKRTISQSFHPSRGIDAILVDASSQPEIQFAGKTVSTSRVTATSMTITGSSPSEPLSPPSTEALLEASSTPCTGPLFVSIQPSNSPTLSVASPLSSTPPPPPLPPPPSSPHIYSRIRRKVPPHPSLLASYGALSFALSRPLQIHDVFQNPDQHLGPQMICDSVAISATSSSHLPHQPPSMQLDSLSLPPLLPSQGQSLPSPHHLSHSSPPTAIIPSSNYPLELSPPLASSTLFPPSPHSSNTIYDPSHLSSTEPESGLNKISDPSPPTSLPSSSPPGQNVDIFISPLSNLSTKKDPFDPPPVAASPPPNTIWHNIPMFANITLSDPPFTHGGPSPTCSLHDESKEVLAASQDFASYSCSLQLSPSKAICKGVPPPSPPPPPHPTTPPRPQHPPPPPPPLGLPEPHTRATPLTLSPPPPPTNSHRAHIRVPPPPPPPLFPPTLRDLPKGHIRSPSSSYLEVDKSSLILPTSLPPQADEHGIAPNPKPFTIVHETTTPATSSPMEHIMSPPPPQGASLPLPLIGENGKAPPPPSFLENFGQSPPPPSLPGSYERPPPPPPPPPPLRCCGGASLPPLLGDTGEAPSSLSFVGAFEKAQSPPPHPKDHMQDPPPEPPPPPPPPGGGLFAPSPLLLHLKGGQGGISIPLLSAPHLGGHHVGVPIPPPPPPLRDVISPPLLSHHRVVSAPLSTREGVSTDSSSPMVQRGVSAPPPSSSPSGGVSCPPPPPPLPTPPPSDVFISPSQPPSRVVSISPLSSPPFGVVHAHPPPPPPTPPPLAPPPPHSIPPPIDVFISPPQPPSRFVSIPLLSPSTGVVHAHPPPLSPLPPLSGVVVAHPPPPPPLPPPFRVLVAHVPPPPPLSPPFGVIVAHPPPPSPPTPPPPPLPPPPPPLPSFGVVSPPSPWPPLGGAMSTPPLPPPPPKGVVFAPPMSPPSRASVSTPPLPPLGSVSTPPPSLPPLRGDVSTPPPPSPSLGANVCTPPPPPPSPPPSPSPGANVSTPPPPPPPPPPPPPQSPSLGANVCYPPPPPPPPPPPPSPSLGANVCYPPPPPPPPPPPPSPSPGANVSIPPPPPPPPPPLSPSEGGVFGPPTTPPPRGGVFAPPPPPPPIGGGVFAPPPPLPPLGEGVVASPPPPPPPGGGVVTPPPPPPPAGGGVVAPPPPPPPLGGGVFVQPPPPPPTPGGGVFVTPPPPPPPGGGVFAPPPLPPPGGGGQAPPPPPPGGVFAPPPPPLPGGCGQAPPPPPPPGGAVSTPPPPPRAPGAPPPPRAPGAPPPPGAPGAPPPPQAGIRGLPPNSMAGGRGNMLARPGGPGMSAARRSPFKPLHWVKVSRAMQGSLWAELQKHADAHSTSEFDVSELESLFSAVVPKSKDSSKSDGRQKSAGSKSDKVHLIELRRANNTEIMLTKIKMPLSDMMSAVLALDDSLLDADQVENLIKFCPTKEEMELLKGYSGNKENLGKCEQFFLELMKVPRVESKLRVFAFKIQFNSQISDIRKILHTVDSACEEVRGSEKLKEIMKKILHLGNTLNQGTARGSAVGFRLDSLLKLSDTRATNNRMTLMHYLCKVLAEKSAHLLDFHEDLVSLEAASKIQLKSMAEEQQAIVKGLEKVELELTASESDGPVSEIFCKTLKEFTAVSGAEVRSLTSLYNAVGKYADSLAMYFGEDPARCPFEQVVSTLLNFVRIFRKAHDENRKQAELEKKKAQKEAETEKSKEANIAKNVSR, from the exons ATGGCGCTCTTCAGGAGGCTCTTCTACCGGAAGCCGCCCGATCGGCTTCTGGAAATTACCGAGAGGGTCTACG TGTTCGATTGTTGCTTTTCTTCGGATATTATGGAAGAAGATGATTACAGGAAGTACATGGATGACATTGTTACTCAACTTCATGAGCATTTCCCTGATGCTTCATTTTTGGTAATCAACTTCAAGGGTGAAGTCGAGAGCAAAATTTCAGATATCTTGGCCCAATATGGCATCACTGTCAGGGGGTACCCTCGCCATTATGAAGGGTGTCCAGTGCTTCCTTTGGAGATAATTCACCACTTCTTGAGGTTATGTGAGAACTGGCTAACTTTGGAAAGGCAGCAAAATGTCTTGCTAATGCATTGTGAGAGAGGAGGATGGCCTATTCTTGCATTTATGCTTGCAAGTCTTCTGCTTTACAGGAAACATTACAGCGGGGAACAAAGGACTCTGGAAATGGTGTATAAGCAGGCTCCGAAGGAGCTCCTTCAGATTTTGTGTCCATTGAACCCACAATCTTCGCATCTTAGATATCTCCAATACATAACTAGAATAGGCAGTGAGACATGGCCTCCGCAGGATACTCCTTTCACATTGGATTGCCTAATTCTGAGAGTTATTCCGAATATTGATGGAGAAGGGGGTTGCAGGCCTATAGTACGTGTCTATGGTCAAGACCCTCTGTTCCCAGCTGACAGGAGTTCTAAGGTTCTTTTCTCGACAGCAAAGACAAAGAAACATGTTCAGCATTTCAGACAG GCCGAGGATGCACCAATAAAATTAAATGTCCGCTGCTGTGTTCAAGGTGATCTGGTCCTTGAATGCATCAATGTGGATGAGTATCTGGAAGATGAGGAGCTAATGTTCAGGGTAATGTTCAACACGGCCTTTATACAGTCTCATATTTTGCTGTTGAATCCTGAGGATATAGACATTCCTTGGGAAGCTGAAGACCGCTTCTCGAAGGACTTCAAAGCAGAG GTACTCTTTTCAGAGTTTGATGCTGAGTCTGATACTTCCACGGGAACGGGAGCAACGGATGAGGTTGAGATGGAAGTTGGCTCAACAGAGGAGTTCTTCGAGGCAGAAGAGATCTTCAGCAGCCCTGACTGGCATGATGGACAGAAGGATCTCGATATTCAGACAGCTGTATTTTCAAACACACTAGAAACTTTCAGTCCAAGATCTGAAATGTCAAATCCTGAAGCTGATGGACGGAGCCAGTTAGAATCTTTTTATTCTGAACAAGTGACTCTTGTGGATGAAGAAACTCTGGTTCTAGATTTACTTACAGGGGTAAGCATGGACTTAGACCATGCTGATCATGAAAATAACCCTGGTGTAAAGGCATTGAACACTCTGGATGATATGTTTAATGAAGCAAAGAGCACGACTTTGGCAGGTGAAGAGAGTACATCAGACAACTCCAAACAGGATACTACTGACAACATTAGTCTAGCAGTTGAAGAGATAACCTCATCAGCAAGTAGCAGTTTTGAACAGGATAGAGTATGGCAAAGGGCAATATTGACTTCAGATCATGTGGCTCATGAATTAGGGGTCTCATTTTTGGCAGATGACCAAATGAGCAGCCGAAGTGTTAGAGATTCCATAGAGGATACAGGGAATAATTCAGATGAAGTTAGGTGCAAAGTAGAAATGTGTGATGTCACAAATAATACAAGAAACTTTGCCACTGAAAATAGGACAGATTCTGGGTTAGCATATCAGAGGTTGGATTCTGATATTGAAGTCCAGAATTCTGAGAAGCTCAAGCATCATATGTCAAATGAAGCACTTACAGTCGACATTGGACAATCTCCTTTCTCAGTTTTATACAAAGAGAAGGATGAAAAGCCGGAGCCATTAGGCAATTCCATAGAATTATTAAACAAAAGGACAATATCTCAGTCATTCCATCCAAGCCGAGGCATCGATGCAATTTTGGTGGATGCATCATCTCAACCTGAAATTCAATTTGCAGGAAAAACTGTAAGTACATCCAGAGTTACTGCTACAAGTATGACAATAACCGGTTCGTCTCCATCAGAACCATTGTCACCACCTTCAACTGAGGCACTTCTTGAGGCATCATCTACTCCATGTACAggtcctctttttgtttcaataCAACCATCCAACTCACCCACTCTTTCGGTTGCTTCACCTCTTTCATccacacctccacctccacctctgcCTCCACCTCCATCTTCACCACATATATATTCACGAATTAGGAGAAAAGTCCCTCCCCATCCATCATTGCTTGCCTCCTATGGAGCCTTGTCATTTGCTCTATCTCGACCTTTACAAATACATGATGTATTCCAAAATCCTGACCAACATCTTGGTCCTCAAATGATATGTGATTCTGTTGCCATAAGTGCTACTTCATCTTCACATTTACCTCACCAACCTCCATCCATGCAACTAGACTCTTTGTCGTTGCCTCCTTTGTTACCTTCTCAAGGCCAATCACTCCCTTCACCTCATCATCTGTCTCATTCATCGCCACCTACAGCTATAATACCATCCTCCAACTATCCCCTAGAACTTTCCCCTCCCCTTGCTTCAAGTACTCTTTTTCCACCATCCCCTCATTCTAGTAACACCATATATGACCCTTCACATCTCTCATCAACAGAGCCTGAAAGTGGATTAAACAAAATCTCTGATCCTTCTCCCCCTACCTCACTTCCTTCCTCATCTCCTCCTGGACAAAATGTTGACATATTCATTTCTCCTCTGTCAAATTTATCCACAAAAAAGGATCCATTTGATCCACCACCAGTAGCTGCTTCACCACCACCAAATACAATTTGGCATAACATACCAATGTTTGCTAACATTACACTGTCTGATCCACCTTTTACTCATGGAGGTCCCTCACCAACATGTTCACTCCATGATGAAAGCAAGGAAGTTCTAGCAGCATCACAAGATTTTGCATCATATTCATGTTCTCTACAACTATCACCATCTAAGGCTATATGTAAAGGCGTTCCAcctccatctccacctcctccCCCTCATCCGACAACTCCACCTAGACCTCAGCAtccacctcctccaccacctccattAGGCCTCCCTGAACCACATACAAGAGCAACACCTCTAACTTTATCCCCACCTCCACCTCCAACAAATTCCCACAGAGCACATATAAGagttcctcctccacctccacctcctttGTTCCCTCCAACTCTAAGAGATCTCCCTAAAGGACATATAAGATCTCCATCATCCTCTTATCTGGAAGTTGACAAAAGCTCATTGATTTTACCAACATCTCTACCTCCTCAAGCAGATGAACATGGAATTGCTCCAAATCCAAAACCATTCACTATAGTACATGAAACAACCACACCTGCAACCTCTTCTCCCATGGAACATATAATGTCTCCTCCACCACCTCAGGGAGCCTCACTTCCATTGCCATTAATTGGAGAAAATGGGAAGGCTCCACCGCCACCatcttttcttgaaaattttgggcAATCTCCACCTCCACCATCTCTTCCTGGAAGTTATGAACGACCTCCACCTCCGCCACCTCCACCACCTCCCCTTCGATGTTGTGGAGGAGCATCTTTGCCACCTTTACTTGGAGATACTGGCGAAGCACCATCTTCACTATCATTCGTTGGAGCATTCGAGAAAGCTCAAAGCCCACCACCTCACCCAAAAGATCATATGCAAGATCCACCTCCAGAACCACCCCCTCCACCGCCTCCCCCAGGAGGAGGTCTATTTGCTCCTTCACCTCTATTGCTTCACCTTAAAGGAGGTCAGGGAGGCATATCCATTCCTCTACTTTCGGCACCTCATCTTGGAGGACACCATGTAGGTGTACCTATTCCACCTCCACCACCTCCCCTTAGAGATGTCATCTCTCCACCTTTACTATCACACCATAGAGTTGTATCTGCTCCTCTATCTACCCGCGAAGGTGTATCAACTGATTCGTCTTCTCCCATGGTGCAGAGAGGTGTATCAGCTCCTCCACCTTCGTCGTCTCCCTCTGGAGGTGTATCTTGTCCTCCACCTCCACCCCCACTTCCAACTCCACCTCCTAGTGATGTATTCATTTCACCTTCACAGCCTCCTTCTAGAGTTGTATCTATTTCTCCACTATCGTCGCCTCCCTTCGGAGTTGTACATGCTCATCCTCCGCCCCCTCCACCCACTCCACCGCCTTTGGCCCCACCTCCACCACATTCAATCCCACCTCCTATTGATGTATTTATTTCACCTCCGCAGCCCCCTTCTCGATTTGTATCTATTCCATTGCTGTCGCCTTCCACTGGAGTTGTACATGCTCATCCTCCACCACTTTCACCTCTACCGCCTCTATCTGGAGTTGTAGTTGCTcatcctccaccacctccacctcTGCCGCCTCCCTTCAGAGTTCTAGTTGCTCATGTTCCACCACCGCCACCTCTATCGCCTCCCTTTGGAGTTATAGTTGCTCATCCTCCACCACCTTCACCTCCAACTCCACCACCTCCACCtctacctccacctccacctccattgCCATCCTTTGGAGTTGTATCTCCTCCTTCACCGTGGCCTCCCCTTGGAGGAGCCATGTCTACTCCTCCGTTGCCACCGCCTCCTCCTAAAGGAGTTGTGTTTGCTCCTCCTATGTCGCCTCCCTCTAGAGCAAGTGTATCCACTCCTCCGCTGCCTCCCCTTGGAAGTGTATCCACTCCTCCACCTTCACTGCCTCCTCTCAGAGGAGATGTATCTACACCTCCACCTCCATCGCCTTCCCTTGGAGCAAATGTATGTacccctccacctccacctccatctCCACCTCCATCGCCTTCCCCTGGAGCAAATGTATCTacccctccacctccacctccacctccgcctccacctccacctcaatCGCCTTCCCTTGGAGCAAATGTATGTtaccctccacctccacctccacctccgcctCCACCTCCATCGCCTTCCCTTGGAGCAAATGTATGTtaccctccacctccacctccacctccacctccacctccatcgCCTTCCCCTGGAGCAAATGTATCTatccctccacctccacctccacctccgccACCATTGTCTCCTTCTGAAGGAGGTGTATTTGGTCCACCTACAACACCTCCTCCTAGAGGAGGTGTATTCGCACCACCACCTCCACCGCCTCCCATTGGAGGAGGTGTATTTGCACCACCCCCTCCACTGCCTCCCCTTGGAGAAGGTGTAGTCGCATCGCCACCTCCACCGCCTCCCCCTGGAGGAGGTGTAGTCACACCGCCACCTCCACCGCCTCCCGCTGGAGGAGGTGTAGTCGCGCCGCCACCTCCACCGCCTCCCCTTGGAGGGGGCGTATTTGTGcaaccaccacctcctccgcctACCCCCGGAGGAGGTGTATTCGTGACACCACCTCCACCGCCTCCCCCTGGAGGAGGTGTATTTGCTCCACCTCCACTTCCTCCCCCCGGAGGAGGTGGGCAagctccaccaccacctcccccTGGAGGTGTATTTGCTCCACCTCCGCCACCTCTCCCCGGAGGCTGTGGCCAAGCTCCACCTCCTCCACCTCCCCCTGGAGGAGCTGTGTCTACTCCTCCACCTCCACCCAGGGCTCCTGGTGCTCCACCCCCACCAAGGGCTCCAGGTGCTCCACCTCCACCTGGGGCTCCAGGTGCTCCTCCGCCTCCTCAAGCTGGCATAAGAGGCTTACCTCCAAATTCCATGGCTGGGGGAAGGGGAAACATGCTTGCACGTCCTGGAGGACCAGGTATGTCAGCAGCCCGAAGGTCACCATTTAAGCCATTGCATTGGGTGAAAGTATCAAGAGCCATGCAAGGAAGCTTATGGGCCGAGTTACAGAAACATGCTGATGCTCACAG CACTTCAGAATTTGATGTGTCAGAACTTGAAAGTCTCTTCTCTGCAGTAGTTCCAAAGTCAAAGGATAGCTCAAAATCTGACGGCCGACAAAAATCTGCTGGATCTAAATCTGATAAAGTTCACCTG ATCGAACTAAGGCGAGCCAATAATACTGAAATCATGCTGACAAAAATCAAGATGCCACTGTCTGATATGATG AGTGCTGTTCTTGCGTTGGACGATTCACTTCTTGATGCTGATCAAGTAGAAAACTTGATAAAGTTTTGTCCCACCAAAGAGGAAATGGAACTTCTTAAG GGCTACAGTGGCAACAAGGAAAACCTTGGGAAATGTGAGCAG TTCTTTTTGGAGTTGATGAAAGTACCACGGGTTGAATCCAAACTACGGGTATTTGCATTCAAGATTCAGTTCAACTCACAA ATTTCAGATATTAGAAAGATTTTGCACACTGTAGATTCTGCTTGTGAAGAG GTCCGGGGCTCTGAGAAATTAAAGGAAATAATGAAGAAGATTCTGCATCTTGGAAATACACTAAACCAGGGAACTGCAAGAG